A part of Desulfovibrio sp. Huiquan2017 genomic DNA contains:
- the ruvB gene encoding Holliday junction branch migration DNA helicase RuvB, producing MSKCTLPEENVRPRKLSEFIGQVDLRANLDVFIQAARERERSLDHTLFYGNPGLGKTTLARIMASELGVNMVSTSGPVIERSGDLAAILTNLERGDILFIDEIHRMPPTVEEVLYPAMEDFQIDLVIGSGPGARTVKLDLEPFTLVGATTRLGLLTSPLRDRFGCIFRIEFYSPEELGRIVERSATILGVEVEPEGALVIGRRARGTPRIANRLLRRVRDYALVHGSGVVTRELAESSLERLDVDQFGLDNMDRKILTLMVEHFNGGPVGLKTIAAACAEEVRTIEDIYEPYLIQCGFLKRTPRGRVATAKAYQHLKMRRDDDQAALL from the coding sequence ATGAGCAAATGCACCCTTCCCGAGGAAAACGTCCGGCCCAGAAAACTGTCCGAGTTTATCGGGCAGGTCGACCTGCGCGCCAATCTCGACGTCTTCATCCAGGCCGCGCGTGAGCGCGAACGCTCTCTGGACCACACCCTTTTCTACGGCAACCCCGGCCTGGGCAAGACCACCTTGGCCCGGATCATGGCCTCGGAGCTGGGCGTGAACATGGTTTCCACGTCCGGTCCGGTCATCGAGCGGTCCGGCGACCTGGCCGCCATCTTGACCAACCTGGAGCGCGGCGACATCTTGTTCATCGACGAGATCCACCGCATGCCGCCCACGGTGGAGGAGGTTCTGTACCCGGCTATGGAGGATTTCCAGATTGATCTGGTCATCGGCTCCGGGCCCGGTGCGCGCACGGTTAAACTCGACCTCGAACCCTTCACGTTGGTGGGGGCGACCACGAGGCTCGGGCTGCTGACCTCGCCTTTGCGCGATCGGTTCGGCTGCATATTTCGCATCGAATTCTATTCCCCCGAGGAACTGGGCCGCATCGTGGAACGCAGCGCGACCATTCTTGGCGTTGAGGTCGAGCCCGAAGGGGCCCTGGTCATCGGCCGCAGGGCGCGCGGCACCCCGCGCATCGCCAACCGGCTGCTCCGGCGCGTACGCGACTATGCCCTGGTCCACGGCTCCGGCGTGGTCACCCGAGAACTGGCCGAGTCCTCTCTGGAACGTCTCGACGTGGACCAGTTCGGTCTGGACAACATGGACCGCAAGATTCTGACCCTCATGGTTGAGCATTTTAACGGCGGCCCAGTGGGACTCAAAACCATCGCCGCCGCCTGCGCGGAGGAGGTCCGAACCATTGAGGACATCTACGAGCCGTACCTCATCCAGTGCGGTTTTTTGAAACGCACCCCACGCGGTCGGGTGGCCACGGCCAAGGCGTATCAGCATCTCAAGATGCGTCGGGACGATGATCAGGCCGCCTTGCTCTGA
- the ruvA gene encoding Holliday junction branch migration protein RuvA, translating into MIGYLQGELLSADERGLVLLTPGGVGYEVAAPTSVLARLPGRGDEVRLFIHTQVGEKAIDLFGFLTADDLDLFRTLISIDKLGPKKALAILSMFDAAHLREIAFREDVNTLSTVPGIGPKSAKQILWNLKDKVDKLKPVAGRGGGAPQGEQGPQGEYLDALAGLKGLGYGEDEIRPMLIETFDDEPDLDAAGAIRAVLKKINAARS; encoded by the coding sequence ATGATCGGATACCTGCAGGGCGAACTGCTCTCGGCGGACGAAAGGGGGCTGGTCCTGCTTACCCCCGGCGGGGTGGGCTATGAAGTGGCTGCGCCCACTTCGGTTCTGGCCAGGCTGCCGGGCCGGGGCGACGAAGTGCGGTTGTTCATTCATACCCAGGTGGGCGAGAAGGCCATCGACCTGTTCGGCTTCCTGACCGCCGACGACCTGGACCTCTTTCGCACCCTCATTTCCATCGACAAACTCGGCCCCAAGAAGGCCTTGGCCATCTTGTCCATGTTCGACGCAGCCCATCTGCGTGAAATCGCCTTCCGCGAGGACGTGAACACCTTGTCCACGGTGCCGGGTATCGGGCCTAAATCGGCCAAGCAAATCCTCTGGAATCTCAAGGACAAGGTGGACAAGCTCAAGCCCGTGGCCGGACGTGGCGGGGGGGCGCCCCAAGGGGAACAGGGACCGCAGGGCGAGTATCTGGACGCCCTTGCGGGCCTCAAGGGGTTGGGCTACGGTGAGGACGAAATCCGACCCATGCTGATTGAAACCTTCGACGACGAACCCGACCTCGACGCCGCCGGGGCCATCCGCGCGGTGCTCAAGAAAATCAACGCGGCACGCTCATGA
- the ruvC gene encoding crossover junction endodeoxyribonuclease RuvC: MAEGLVVLGLDPGTRVTGYGFVRELSGKAELVATGTIHTPVRKDMATRMGVIFNRIQELIRLYAPAEAAIENVFVSKNPSSALKLGQARGACMAACAVNDLPMGEYEPSKVKKNLVGVGSAPKSQVAYMVAHCLGIKKPDWPEDASDALAIAICHLNERRMRRMTGL, translated from the coding sequence ATGGCGGAAGGGCTGGTCGTCCTGGGGCTCGACCCCGGTACGCGGGTCACGGGCTACGGTTTCGTCCGGGAACTTTCGGGCAAGGCCGAGCTGGTGGCCACCGGCACCATTCACACCCCGGTCCGGAAGGATATGGCTACCCGCATGGGGGTCATCTTCAACCGGATTCAGGAACTCATCCGGCTTTATGCCCCGGCGGAAGCGGCCATCGAAAACGTATTCGTTTCCAAGAATCCCTCGTCGGCCCTCAAGCTCGGGCAGGCGAGGGGAGCCTGTATGGCCGCCTGCGCCGTCAACGACCTCCCCATGGGCGAGTACGAACCGTCCAAGGTCAAGAAGAACCTGGTCGGCGTGGGGAGTGCGCCCAAGTCCCAGGTGGCCTACATGGTCGCCCACTGCCTGGGGATCAAGAAGCCAGACTGGCCCGAGGACGCTTCCGACGCCTTGGCCATCGCCATCTGCCACCTGAACGAACGGCGCATGCGGAGAATGACCGGTCTTTGA
- a CDS encoding YebC/PmpR family DNA-binding transcriptional regulator has protein sequence MSGHSKWANIQHRKGRQDAKKAKFFTKAAKDIILAAKAGGGNPDDNATLRLAIQKAKAVNLPKDRIENAIKKGTGELAGGDLAEILYEGYGPGGVALLVEVATDNKNRTVAEIRHAFTKHGGNMAESGAVSYMFNRKGVIVFNKDKYTEDDLMEVGLEAGAEDIIDDGDTFVVHTAPAEFMAVQQAFADADMEYESAEFNQVPETMIPVDATVGKKVMNLFDALDDNDDTQNVYMNADLPDDLFDEED, from the coding sequence ATGTCCGGACATAGTAAATGGGCGAACATTCAGCACCGCAAGGGCCGTCAGGATGCCAAAAAGGCGAAGTTTTTCACCAAGGCGGCCAAGGATATCATCCTGGCGGCCAAAGCGGGCGGCGGCAACCCTGACGACAACGCCACCCTGCGCCTGGCCATTCAGAAGGCCAAGGCCGTGAACCTGCCCAAGGACAGGATTGAAAACGCCATCAAGAAAGGCACCGGCGAACTGGCCGGCGGCGATCTGGCCGAGATCCTGTACGAGGGCTACGGCCCGGGCGGCGTGGCCCTGCTCGTCGAAGTGGCCACGGATAACAAGAACCGCACCGTGGCCGAAATCCGTCACGCCTTTACCAAGCACGGCGGCAACATGGCCGAGTCCGGCGCGGTGTCCTACATGTTCAACCGCAAGGGCGTGATTGTCTTTAACAAGGACAAATACACCGAAGACGACCTCATGGAAGTGGGGCTGGAAGCTGGCGCCGAAGACATTATCGACGACGGCGACACTTTTGTCGTGCACACCGCTCCGGCCGAGTTCATGGCCGTGCAGCAGGCTTTCGCCGATGCCGACATGGAGTACGAGTCCGCCGAGTTCAATCAGGTGCCCGAGACCATGATCCCGGTGGATGCCACCGTGGGCAAGAAGGTCATGAACCTGTTCGACGCCTTGGACGACAACGACGATACCCAGAACGTCTACATGAACGCCGACCTGCCGGACGATCTGTTCGACGAGGAAGACTAG
- a CDS encoding RlmE family RNA methyltransferase, protein MKQYQDKYFKRAKKENYAARSVYKLKEMDKRFAIFKRGQTVLDLGAAPGSWSQFAGERVGAEGHVLGVDLQTTKHTFADNITFLQADVFSDSPELLAAMEPLAPFDVIISDMAPKTTGIKFADQANSLELCERAFEVALKHLKKGGNFAVKIFEGGEINDYRNMIRPYFGKIKNFKPYSSRSESKEIFIVALGFKGIDG, encoded by the coding sequence ATGAAACAGTACCAGGACAAATACTTCAAACGGGCCAAAAAGGAAAACTACGCCGCCCGCTCGGTCTACAAGCTCAAGGAGATGGACAAACGGTTCGCCATCTTCAAGCGCGGTCAGACCGTGCTGGATCTCGGCGCAGCTCCTGGGTCATGGTCCCAATTCGCGGGTGAGCGCGTGGGGGCCGAGGGGCATGTGCTCGGCGTTGACCTGCAAACCACCAAGCATACTTTCGCCGACAATATCACCTTCTTGCAGGCGGACGTATTCTCGGATTCGCCGGAGCTGCTCGCGGCCATGGAGCCGCTTGCGCCGTTTGATGTCATTATCAGCGACATGGCCCCCAAGACAACCGGAATCAAGTTCGCGGACCAGGCCAACTCGCTGGAATTGTGCGAGCGGGCCTTCGAGGTGGCGCTCAAGCATCTGAAGAAGGGTGGCAACTTCGCGGTGAAGATATTCGAAGGCGGCGAAATCAACGACTACCGGAATATGATTCGGCCGTACTTCGGCAAGATAAAGAATTTCAAGCCCTACAGTTCCCGTTCCGAGAGTAAAGAGATATTTATCGTTGCGCTTGGCTTTAAGGGCATTGATGGGTAA